The region TGCGACCCTTTATTTTAGCACTCGCCGTCGATCGTCGGCCTTCGGTCGTCGGCCGCAACAGGCGTTGGTCTAGAACCGCCTAGCCGCGGGCCCCGGGGAGAGCGGTGGCGGTGCGCTCCAGCTTGTCCCAGGAGAACTGGCGGCCGTCGACGGCGCGCTTCAGGGTCTTGAAGAGCACGATGGAGAAGATCTGCCGGTAGGCGAAGCGCTGCGCCCACACCTGAGGCAGCAGCCAGGCGTCCTCGCGCTTGCCTTCTTCCCGTCTCTCCAGGGCGAAGGCGATGGTGGAGGCGATGAAGTCCACCACCAGGAAGATGGCGAAGAACCAGGTCAGGCGCAGCAGGTCGGTGGGATCGGCGGTCTCGCGGTGGAAGATCCAAGCGTAGGCGTAGCCCAGCGCCCCCAGCACGTACATGATGTCGATGAAGGGCGAGACCAGGGGCAGCAGGATCTGGAAGACGACGATGTTGGGGATGGCTACCCAGCCCAGCGTCCCGCCGCGCAGCACGGCGCGGCGGTGCTTCCACACCGACTGCAGGATGCCGAAGGACCAGCGGAAGCGCTGGCGCATGAGGCCGCCGGCGGTGGTGGGAGCCTCGGTGTAGGCCAGGGCGCGGTCCTCGTACTTGACCTGGTAGCCGCGCTCCAGCAGGGACATGGTGAGGTCGGCGTCCTCGGCGACGGTGTCGGGGTGGAAGCCGCCGGCCTGGCGCACGGCGGCGGTGCGCCACGCGCCCAGCGCCCCCGGCACCACGCTGACCGCGCCCAGGGTGTTCAAGGCGCGGCGCTCGAAGTTCTGGCTGGTGATGTACTCCAGCGCCTGCCAGCGGGTCCACAGGTTCACGCGATTGCCGACCTTGGTGTTGCCGGCGACCGCGCCCACGCGGGGATCGGCGAAGTGGGCGACCAGGCGGGCGATGGCTTCGGGAGCGATGACGGTGTCGGCGTCGATGCCCACAAAGATCTCTTCGGTGACATGGGCGAGGCCCAGGCTGAGGGCCTCGGCCTTGCCGGCGTTGGCCTGGCTGAGGACCAGCACGCGGCCCTGGGCGATCTCTTCGCGGAAGGCGTTCTGGGCGACGGCCAGGGTGGCGTCCTGGGAGCCGTCGTCGATGACGAGGACGCGCAGCGCGGGATAGCGGGAGGCCAGCACCGAGCGCACCGTGCCCTCGATGACCTTCTCTTCGTTGTAGGCGGGGACCAGGACGGCGACCGGGGGCTGGGGAGCGGCGGCGGGGGCGCC is a window of Terriglobales bacterium DNA encoding:
- a CDS encoding glycosyltransferase, whose amino-acid sequence is AITFDDGPDPKYTPRMLDILKAEHAPATFFLIGIEAEKYPALTQRIFDEGHEVGNHTFTHPDISAISPAMMNLEINLTERLFASKLGVKPLFFRPPYSIDQDPETEDEVKPLEFTQDAGYTTVGSKLDPHDWQVSPHRTAEQITADVLDHLPPCQPGDQRCGNILLLHDGGGNREESVRALPMIIRGARARGYQFVLVSELLGRSRQQVMAPLSRDEIWSARVDAFSFWLGGVLRMLVVLVFFAGDVLMSLRLLIVGALALADRLRTRRNGAPAAAPQPPVAVLVPAYNEEKVIEGTVRSVLASRYPALRVLVIDDGSQDATLAVAQNAFREEIAQGRVLVLSQANAGKAEALSLGLAHVTEEIFVGIDADTVIAPEAIARLVAHFADPRVGAVAGNTKVGNRVNLWTRWQALEYITSQNFERRALNTLGAVSVVPGALGAWRTAAVRQAGGFHPDTVAEDADLTMSLLERGYQVKYEDRALAYTEAPTTAGGLMRQRFRWSFGILQSVWKHRRAVLRGGTLGWVAIPNIVVFQILLPLVSPFIDIMYVLGALGYAYAWIFHRETADPTDLLRLTWFFAIFLVVDFIASTIAFALERREEGKREDAWLLPQVWAQRFAYRQIFSIVLFKTLKRAVDGRQFSWDKLERTATALPGARG